The genomic DNA AGGGCCCTCTTGGCCAGGTTGATCGATGCCGCAGCCAATCTCCTGGCAGCCAAATCAAAAGGCCGCAGAATTTTTCTTTCTTTCGACACAGCCCCCGGCTCGATGAACGCATACCCATGAAAGAGGTCGAGATGAATGGTTCCAGCGGCGCCAAAGATCTTCAACGTACATTGGGTGGGACGAGCCTGAAGACTGATCATCACAGACACCGTCACGCCGCTCACTTCTGCCATCGCTCGAAATTCTCCCACGCGCGGACGGAGACGCATCCAGGTGTCCGGAACCATTCCGCCCGGGAGAAAGACCTGTGCAAGGGAAAGCGGATGGGGCAGAATCTCGGCGACGACGGAGTCGAGTTCGCTCTCCTGGCGTCCCACGCCCCCTGCCGTGCAAAAGATTGCTTCCAGGTGCAGCACATGCCCGATGCGATCAAGGAGCCGCCGAGCCTTCATCACACCCTGCTGAAACACAAATTGATGGACCGGGCAAATAAGAACCCCACGGCGAGCCGCCAGCTGGATTAACCGTTGTGTTCCTTCGGCATCAGGCGTCGCAGGCTTTTCGATCAGCACGTGTTTGCCGGCTTCAAGCGCAGTCCCGGCGATCTGTTCATGCGTGGCAATCGGGGTGCAGATGTGGACAAGATCGCAGGAGGTCCGGCTCAATAGTTCCTCGATATCGACACAGGCCTCGACGCCTTGAAACGTCCTCGCCAGCCGGCTGGCGGCTTCGAGATTGCAATCAGCAATGGCAACGAGATTTCCCTGTGCCTTCCTGGCCTCATAAGCATGCCACTGTCCCATAAGACCAGCACCGACGATCCCGACCCGAAGCCGTCTGTTCTCTATGGCAAGACTTTCGATCGGTCCAGTTGCCATAATTACCTGAGCACGCAACATTGCCAAGAAACGGCGTCCCTCACGAAAGGTCCTTTCGCGTGGCAGCTCCGGATAGATAGGGTGCAATGGCGACGACCTTCCTTGACTCCGCCGCATCATAGGCAGCCAAAGTCAAAGCAAGGGTCGCCTTGTGATCTTCCGCTGTCCCGGACGGAACACGGCCATCCTCAATCGCCGAAAGAAAATTGCCAAAATGGACGGCGGTCGCGGAGGCAAATGGATTCATGCCATCTGTTCCTATCACCGTCGCCCGCTCAGCCTGTTGCAACACCGCTTGTCCACCTTTCACGACATGCAGTCCCATGAACGGTTTTCGCTGACGCGTGTGAAGCCCGACCTCAAACCGCAGCTCCCCTCCTATTGACGTGTGAACGGCGGCATGCTCCCCGTCGAGTCTCATCTCCAAGTAGCGTTCAGGCCCCTTGCTCACACGATCCAAGAGAATGGATGCCGCCCGTCCATCCGGAAATTCCATCGCGATGATATTGAGCGATTCGGTGTTGGATGCACGAATTGGTCGTGGCATGTGCGCCCAAAGCGTGGACGGCGTCGCATCGAAAAAGTGTCGGATCAGCTCGAAGACGTGCACGCCGAACTCGAAACACAATCTACGCTGCATGTTCGCGCGCCACCCCCCTTCCGTATCGGCCGTCGGCCGAAAGGTTTGCCAGGCATGCAAGAAGAGCAGCCGCCCAAACTCCGGAGAGCCGATCTGTTTCTTGGCGGCCGTATATATGTTCATATTCGGGAATTGACTGTTGACCACGACCGACCGCATGCATCGCGACGATGCGAGAATAATCTCGTCGGCATGCGCCAAACTTTCCGCCAGTGGCTTCTCGCAGAAGACATGACAGTCACGCTCAAGCGCATCGAGGCATTGCTGGTGATGCAAAAACGGCGGAGTACAAATACTCACAACATCGGGCTTCGCCTTGTCAAGCATCTCCTCGTGGCTGTCGTAGATCCTTTTGAAAAGACCGGTCTTTTCCATCGCCGCCCTCGTCGCAAGATCCACATCACAACCGGCGACGAGAGTCACGCGACCCTTGAGCCGGCGATAGGCCGGGAGATGAATATTTCTCGTGACCGCTCCCAACCCGATGACGGCAAGACGAATCATTGTGCGCTCTTCTTTATGCCGACACCGGAGAGGGTACCGGCCGAATCAATTGATCCACCGCGATATGTGGTGACGCTCTGTGCAGGCAGTGCGACATTGAAGGTGGATGTATCCGATGCGATCGGTTCTAATTCGCTCCAGAATTCCCGGACGGTGGTCCGGATCGCCGAGAAATGAAGCGGCGCCACGGCGTCTGTGACCGTCACATTTACGCGGCGGTCCTCCTGACCGGCATTGATCGCCACGAT from Nitrospira sp. ND1 includes the following:
- a CDS encoding Gfo/Idh/MocA family protein: MATGPIESLAIENRRLRVGIVGAGLMGQWHAYEARKAQGNLVAIADCNLEAASRLARTFQGVEACVDIEELLSRTSCDLVHICTPIATHEQIAGTALEAGKHVLIEKPATPDAEGTQRLIQLAARRGVLICPVHQFVFQQGVMKARRLLDRIGHVLHLEAIFCTAGGVGRQESELDSVVAEILPHPLSLAQVFLPGGMVPDTWMRLRPRVGEFRAMAEVSGVTVSVMISLQARPTQCTLKIFGAAGTIHLDLFHGYAFIEPGAVSKERKILRPFDLAARRLAAASINLAKRALSRERAYPGLTRLVAEFYAAIRTGQCAPFTTEAMLNIARVRDILVEGMSRDGYTAVSHS
- a CDS encoding Gfo/Idh/MocA family protein — encoded protein: MIRLAVIGLGAVTRNIHLPAYRRLKGRVTLVAGCDVDLATRAAMEKTGLFKRIYDSHEEMLDKAKPDVVSICTPPFLHHQQCLDALERDCHVFCEKPLAESLAHADEIILASSRCMRSVVVNSQFPNMNIYTAAKKQIGSPEFGRLLFLHAWQTFRPTADTEGGWRANMQRRLCFEFGVHVFELIRHFFDATPSTLWAHMPRPIRASNTESLNIIAMEFPDGRAASILLDRVSKGPERYLEMRLDGEHAAVHTSIGGELRFEVGLHTRQRKPFMGLHVVKGGQAVLQQAERATVIGTDGMNPFASATAVHFGNFLSAIEDGRVPSGTAEDHKATLALTLAAYDAAESRKVVAIAPYLSGAATRKDLS